From one Streptomyces sp. ICC1 genomic stretch:
- a CDS encoding MFS transporter, with protein sequence MSSAQQDVRAASGRVQAPDPAQYRPGRTITEWTPEDPSFWQSTGKKVATRNLWIAVPALLVAFVVWQVWSITATNLKDVGFGFSQSQLFWLTAVPGITGGSARIVYTFIGPMIGQRRFTAVSTVVLIVPLLWLGFAVQNPDTSYGTMVAIAALCGIGGANFSSSLANIGFFYPKQEKGNATGINGGLGNLGVSVVQLLTPILITTSVLAIGAGQKKANGSEIYLQNAAFVWVPVLIVLAAVAWFGQNDLKVASTPFSQQKIIFKRKHNWVMTWLYVGTFGSFIGFAAALPLLIKTTFPAYSVATYAWMGPALGALARWAGGWIADKFGGARVTILSFVGMAASIIGVITFLPAGSDQGSFQGFFLCFLSAFFFSGIGNGSTFRQIPVIFRGQHLKGLTEGTPQYAKALKQAEIESGAVTGFTAAIAAYGFFFIPAMFANFAVTSAMWGFVGFYASCVVVAWWFYARPGAEAPS encoded by the coding sequence ATGAGTTCCGCCCAACAGGACGTGCGCGCGGCAAGCGGGCGCGTGCAGGCGCCCGATCCGGCGCAGTACCGCCCCGGCCGCACGATCACGGAGTGGACGCCGGAGGACCCGTCCTTCTGGCAGTCGACCGGAAAGAAGGTCGCCACCCGCAACCTGTGGATCGCGGTTCCGGCCCTGCTGGTGGCCTTCGTGGTCTGGCAGGTCTGGAGCATCACGGCGACCAACCTCAAGGACGTCGGCTTCGGCTTCTCCCAGTCGCAGCTGTTCTGGCTGACGGCCGTCCCCGGCATCACGGGCGGCAGCGCCCGCATCGTCTACACCTTCATCGGCCCGATGATCGGCCAGCGCCGCTTCACGGCGGTCTCCACCGTCGTGCTGATCGTTCCGCTGCTGTGGCTGGGCTTCGCGGTGCAGAACCCGGACACCTCCTACGGCACGATGGTCGCCATCGCCGCGCTCTGCGGCATCGGCGGCGCGAACTTCTCCTCCTCGCTGGCCAACATCGGCTTCTTCTACCCGAAGCAGGAGAAGGGCAACGCGACCGGCATCAACGGCGGCCTCGGCAACCTGGGCGTCTCGGTGGTGCAGCTGCTCACCCCGATCCTGATCACGACCTCGGTCCTGGCGATCGGCGCGGGCCAGAAGAAGGCGAACGGCTCGGAGATCTACCTCCAGAACGCGGCCTTCGTCTGGGTCCCGGTCCTGATCGTCCTCGCCGCCGTCGCGTGGTTCGGCCAGAACGACCTGAAGGTCGCCTCCACCCCCTTCAGCCAGCAGAAGATCATCTTCAAGCGCAAGCACAACTGGGTGATGACCTGGCTCTACGTCGGCACCTTCGGCTCCTTCATCGGCTTCGCCGCGGCGCTCCCGCTGCTGATCAAGACCACCTTCCCGGCGTACTCCGTGGCCACCTATGCCTGGATGGGCCCGGCCCTCGGCGCGCTGGCCCGCTGGGCCGGCGGCTGGATCGCCGACAAGTTCGGCGGAGCGCGGGTGACGATCCTGTCCTTCGTGGGCATGGCTGCCTCGATCATCGGTGTCATCACCTTCCTCCCAGCCGGTTCCGACCAGGGCTCTTTCCAGGGCTTCTTCCTCTGCTTCCTGTCGGCGTTCTTCTTCTCGGGCATCGGCAACGGCTCGACCTTCCGCCAGATCCCGGTCATCTTCCGCGGCCAGCACCTCAAGGGCCTGACGGAGGGCACCCCGCAGTACGCGAAGGCGCTGAAGCAGGCCGAGATCGAGTCGGGCGCGGTGACCGGTTTCACCGCGGCCATCGCCGCCTACGGCTTCTTCTTCATTCCGGCGATGTTCGCGAACTTCGCCGTGACCAGCGCGATGTGGGGCTTCGTCGGCTTCTACGCCAGCTGCGTCGTCGTGGCCTGGTGGTTCTACGCCCGCCCCGGCGCGGAAGCGCCCAGCTAA